One window from the genome of Pseudomonas fluorescens encodes:
- the ileS gene encoding isoleucine--tRNA ligase: MTDYKATLNLPDTAFPMKAGLPQREPQILQRWDSIGLYGKLREIGKDRPKFVLHDGPPYANGTIHIGHALNKILKDMIIRSKTLSGFDAPYVPGWDCHGLPIEHKVEVTHGKNLGADKTRELCRAYATEQIEGQKSEFIRLGVLGDFANPYKTMDFKNEAGEIRALAKIVEGGFVFKGLKPVNWCFDCGSALAEAEVEYENKKSSTIDVAFPIADEDKLAAAFGLGKLAKPASIVIWTTTPWTIPANQALNVHPEFTYALVDVGDKLLVLAEELVEACLARYNLEGSVVATAPGSALELINFRHPFYDRLSPVYLADYVELGAGTGVVHSAPAYGVDDFVTCKKYGMVNDDILNPVQSNGVYAPSLEFFGGQFIWKANPAIVDKLTEVGALLHTTVIEHSYMHCWRHKTPLIYRATAQWFIGMDKQPTSGDTLRQRSLKAIEETQFVPAWGQARLHSMIANRPDWCISRQRNWGVPIPFFLNKESGELHPRTVELMEVVAKRVEAEGIEAWFKLDAAELLGDEAPLYDKISDTLDVWFDSGTTHWHVLRGSHPMGHESGPRADLYLEGSDQHRGWFHSSLLTGCAIDNHAPYRELLTHGFTVDESGRKMSKSLGNVIAPQKVNDTLGADIMRLWVASTDYSGEMAVSEQILQRSADAYRRIRNTARFLLSNLTGFNPATDLLPAEEMLALDRWAVDRTLLLQRELQEHYGEYRFWNVYSKIHNFCVQELGGFYLDIIKDRQYTTGANSKARRSCQTALFHISEALVRWIAPILAFTADELWQYLPGERNESVMLNTWYEGLTELPQGFELDRAYWDRVMAVKAAVNKEMEIQRAAKAVGGNLQAEVTLYAEEALGADLAKLGNELRFVLITSTASVAPFVQAPADAVTTEVSGLKLKIVKSNHTKCARCWHCREDVGVNPEHPEICGRCVDNISGAGEVRHYA, encoded by the coding sequence ATGACCGACTATAAAGCCACGCTAAACCTTCCGGACACCGCCTTCCCAATGAAGGCCGGCCTGCCTCAGCGCGAACCACAGATTCTGCAGCGTTGGGACAGCATTGGCCTGTACGGAAAGTTGCGCGAAATTGGCAAGGATCGTCCGAAGTTCGTCCTGCACGACGGCCCTCCGTACGCCAACGGCACCATCCACATCGGTCACGCGTTGAACAAGATTCTCAAGGACATGATCATCCGCTCCAAGACCCTGTCGGGTTTTGATGCGCCGTATGTCCCGGGCTGGGACTGCCATGGCCTGCCGATCGAGCACAAGGTCGAAGTGACCCACGGCAAGAACCTGGGCGCGGACAAGACCCGCGAGCTGTGCCGTGCCTACGCCACCGAGCAGATCGAAGGGCAGAAGTCCGAATTCATTCGCCTCGGCGTGCTGGGCGACTTTGCCAACCCGTACAAGACCATGGACTTCAAGAACGAAGCCGGCGAAATCCGTGCCCTGGCGAAAATCGTCGAGGGTGGTTTCGTGTTCAAGGGCCTCAAGCCAGTGAACTGGTGCTTCGATTGCGGTTCGGCCCTGGCCGAGGCGGAAGTCGAGTACGAGAACAAGAAGTCCTCGACCATCGACGTCGCGTTCCCGATCGCCGATGAAGACAAGCTCGCCGCCGCGTTCGGCCTGGGCAAGCTGGCCAAGCCGGCGTCGATCGTGATCTGGACCACCACCCCGTGGACCATCCCGGCCAACCAGGCGCTGAACGTCCACCCGGAATTCACCTACGCCCTGGTCGACGTCGGCGACAAGCTGCTGGTGCTGGCCGAAGAGCTGGTCGAAGCCTGCCTGGCCCGCTACAACCTCGAAGGTTCGGTGGTCGCCACCGCCCCGGGTTCGGCGCTGGAACTGATCAATTTCCGTCATCCGTTCTATGACCGCCTGTCGCCGGTGTACCTGGCCGACTACGTGGAACTGGGCGCAGGCACCGGCGTGGTTCACTCCGCGCCAGCCTATGGCGTCGACGACTTCGTGACCTGCAAGAAGTACGGCATGGTCAACGACGACATCCTCAACCCGGTGCAGAGCAATGGCGTGTACGCGCCGTCGCTGGAGTTCTTCGGCGGCCAGTTCATCTGGAAAGCCAACCCGGCCATCGTCGACAAGTTGACCGAAGTCGGCGCGCTGCTGCACACCACCGTCATCGAACACAGCTACATGCACTGCTGGCGGCACAAGACCCCGTTGATCTACCGCGCCACCGCGCAGTGGTTCATCGGCATGGACAAGCAGCCCACCAGCGGCGACACCCTGCGCCAGCGTTCGCTCAAGGCCATCGAAGAGACCCAGTTCGTACCGGCCTGGGGCCAGGCGCGCCTGCACTCGATGATCGCCAATCGTCCGGACTGGTGCATCTCCCGCCAGCGCAACTGGGGCGTGCCGATCCCGTTCTTCCTGAACAAGGAAAGCGGCGAGTTGCACCCGCGCACCGTCGAACTGATGGAAGTCGTGGCCAAGCGCGTCGAAGCCGAAGGCATCGAAGCCTGGTTCAAGCTCGATGCCGCCGAGCTGTTGGGCGACGAAGCACCGCTGTACGACAAGATCAGCGACACCCTGGACGTCTGGTTCGACTCCGGCACCACCCATTGGCACGTGCTGCGTGGTTCGCACCCGATGGGCCACGAGAGCGGCCCGCGCGCCGACCTGTACCTGGAAGGCTCCGACCAGCACCGTGGCTGGTTCCACTCGTCGCTGCTGACCGGTTGCGCCATCGACAACCACGCGCCGTATCGCGAGCTGCTGACCCACGGCTTCACCGTCGACGAGTCCGGCCGCAAGATGTCCAAGTCCCTGGGCAACGTGATCGCGCCGCAAAAGGTCAACGACACCCTGGGCGCCGACATCATGCGCCTGTGGGTGGCCTCCACCGACTATTCCGGCGAGATGGCCGTTTCCGAGCAGATCCTGCAGCGCAGCGCGGACGCCTACCGGCGGATCCGTAACACCGCGCGCTTCCTGCTCTCGAACCTGACCGGCTTCAACCCGGCCACCGACCTGCTGCCGGCCGAAGAAATGCTCGCGCTGGACCGTTGGGCCGTGGACCGTACCCTGTTGCTGCAACGCGAATTGCAGGAGCACTACGGCGAATACCGCTTCTGGAACGTCTACTCCAAGATCCACAACTTCTGCGTGCAGGAACTCGGTGGTTTCTACCTCGACATCATCAAGGACCGCCAGTACACCACCGGCGCCAACAGCAAGGCCCGTCGTTCGTGCCAGACCGCGCTGTTCCACATCAGCGAGGCCCTGGTGCGCTGGATCGCGCCGATCCTGGCGTTCACCGCCGATGAGCTGTGGCAATACCTGCCGGGCGAGCGCAACGAGTCGGTGATGCTCAACACCTGGTACGAAGGCCTGACCGAACTGCCGCAAGGCTTCGAGCTGGACCGTGCGTATTGGGACCGCGTCATGGCGGTCAAGGCCGCGGTCAACAAGGAAATGGAGATCCAGCGGGCGGCCAAGGCCGTCGGCGGCAACCTGCAGGCCGAAGTCACCCTCTACGCCGAAGAGGCCCTGGGCGCCGACCTGGCCAAGTTGGGCAACGAACTGCGCTTCGTGCTGATCACCTCCACCGCCAGCGTTGCACCTTTCGTGCAGGCCCCGGCTGATGCGGTGACCACCGAAGTCAGCGGCCTGAAGCTGAAGATCGTCAAGTCGAACCACACCAAGTGCGCCCGCTGCTGGCACTGCCGCGAAGACGTCGGCGTGAACCCGGAGCATCCGGAAATCTGCGGTCGTTGCGTCGACAACATCAGCGGTGCTGGCGAGGTTCGCCACTATGCCTAA
- the lspA gene encoding signal peptidase II, whose amino-acid sequence MPNVAPNAAGRFGRLGWLWLSVLVLVIDQASKFYFESSLTLYQQIVIIPDYFSWTLAYNTGAAFSFLADSSGWQRWLFALIAVVVSAVLVVWLKRLGRNETWLAVALALVLGGALGNLYDRIALGHVIDFILVHWQNRWYFPAFNFADSAISVGAVMLALDMLKSKKTGEAVHD is encoded by the coding sequence ATGCCTAATGTGGCGCCTAACGCAGCGGGCCGTTTCGGACGGCTGGGCTGGCTCTGGTTGAGCGTGCTGGTACTGGTCATCGACCAGGCCAGCAAGTTCTACTTTGAAAGCTCGTTGACCCTGTACCAGCAGATCGTGATCATCCCTGATTATTTCAGCTGGACCCTGGCCTACAACACCGGGGCGGCGTTCAGTTTCCTGGCCGACAGTTCCGGCTGGCAGCGCTGGCTGTTCGCCCTGATTGCCGTCGTGGTCAGTGCCGTGCTGGTGGTCTGGCTCAAGCGCCTGGGGCGCAATGAGACCTGGCTGGCCGTGGCGCTGGCCTTGGTGCTGGGTGGTGCGTTGGGCAATCTCTATGACCGCATCGCCCTGGGCCACGTTATCGATTTCATCCTGGTGCATTGGCAGAACCGCTGGTATTTCCCGGCGTTCAACTTTGCCGACAGTGCCATCAGCGTGGGCGCCGTGATGCTCGCCCTGGACATGTTAAAGAGCAAGAAAACCGGAGAAGCCGTCCATGACTGA
- the fkpB gene encoding FKBP-type peptidyl-prolyl cis-trans isomerase: MTEQRIAQNTEVKLHFALHLENGDTVDSTFDKAPAVFKVGDGNLLPGFEAAILGFKAGDKRTVVVPPENAFGQPNPQNVQTMPRSQFQDMELSEGLLVIFNDAANTELPGVVKAFDDAQVTVDFNHPLAGKTLNFEVEILDVKAV; this comes from the coding sequence ATGACTGAGCAGCGTATCGCTCAAAACACCGAAGTGAAGCTTCACTTCGCCCTGCACCTGGAAAACGGCGACACCGTCGACAGCACCTTCGACAAGGCCCCGGCGGTGTTCAAGGTCGGTGATGGCAACCTGCTGCCAGGCTTCGAAGCGGCGATCCTCGGTTTCAAGGCCGGCGACAAGCGCACCGTGGTCGTGCCACCGGAAAACGCCTTTGGTCAGCCCAACCCGCAAAACGTGCAGACCATGCCACGCTCCCAGTTCCAGGACATGGAGCTGTCCGAGGGCCTGCTGGTGATCTTCAACGACGCGGCCAATACCGAGCTGCCGGGTGTGGTGAAGGCGTTCGATGACGCCCAGGTGACCGTGGACTTCAACCATCCGCTGGCGGGCAAGACCTTGAACTTCGAAGTGGAAATCCTCGACGTCAAGGCGGTTTAA
- the ispH gene encoding 4-hydroxy-3-methylbut-2-enyl diphosphate reductase produces the protein MQIKLANPRGFCAGVDRAIEIVNRALEVFGPPIYVRHEVVHNKFVVEDLRSRGAIFVEELDQVPDDVIVIFSAHGVSQAVRSEAAGRGLKVFDATCPLVTKVHIEVARYSRDGRECILIGHEGHPEVEGTMGQYDASNGGAIYLVEDEDDVAALQVRNPDSLAFVTQTTLSMDDTSRVIDALRARFPAIGGPRKDDICYATQNRQDAVKQLANECDVVLVVGSPNSSNSNRLRELAERMSTPAYLIDGAEDMQRSWFEGIERIGITAGASAPEVLVRGVIQQLQAWGATGADELAGREENITFSMPKELRVRSLL, from the coding sequence ATGCAAATCAAACTCGCCAACCCCCGTGGCTTCTGCGCCGGTGTGGACCGGGCGATCGAAATCGTCAACCGCGCCCTGGAAGTCTTCGGGCCGCCGATCTACGTGCGCCACGAAGTGGTCCACAACAAATTCGTCGTCGAGGACCTGCGCAGCCGCGGGGCCATTTTCGTCGAGGAACTGGACCAGGTGCCGGACGACGTCATCGTGATCTTCAGTGCCCACGGGGTTTCCCAGGCCGTGCGCAGCGAGGCCGCTGGCCGGGGCCTGAAGGTGTTCGACGCGACGTGCCCATTGGTGACCAAGGTGCACATCGAAGTGGCGCGCTACAGCCGTGACGGTCGCGAGTGCATCCTGATCGGCCATGAAGGCCACCCGGAAGTCGAAGGCACCATGGGCCAATACGATGCCAGCAACGGCGGTGCGATCTACCTGGTCGAAGACGAGGATGACGTTGCGGCCTTGCAGGTACGCAACCCCGATAGCCTGGCTTTCGTGACCCAGACGACCCTGTCCATGGACGACACCAGTCGGGTGATCGACGCCCTGCGCGCGCGTTTTCCGGCCATCGGCGGCCCGCGCAAGGATGACATCTGCTACGCCACCCAGAACCGTCAGGATGCGGTCAAGCAACTGGCCAACGAATGCGATGTGGTGCTGGTGGTCGGCAGCCCGAACAGTTCCAACTCCAACCGCTTGCGCGAGCTGGCCGAGCGCATGTCCACGCCCGCTTACCTGATCGACGGTGCCGAGGACATGCAACGCAGCTGGTTCGAGGGCATCGAGCGTATCGGCATCACCGCCGGTGCTTCCGCCCCGGAAGTCCTGGTGCGTGGCGTGATCCAGCAATTGCAGGCTTGGGGTGCCACCGGTGCCGATGAACTGGCCGGTCGCGAGGAGAACATCACGTTCTCGATGCCGAAAGAGCTGCGCGTGCGCTCCCTGCTTTAA
- a CDS encoding GspH/FimT family pseudopilin, with protein MYQQGFSLIELLMGLAIAAIVLPWANAGYKELIESIERKDTAQLLISGLRSARSEAITRNRTVVLRGIDNDWGRGWRITLDDKEKTVLMERSASARVVGNQPVKRRVRFGSQGEALHPNGAFQAGTLHVCAKRGPVSHHQVILAPSGRVRLESVETKQALCEKGLKAGSARAALSASRT; from the coding sequence ATGTACCAACAGGGCTTCAGCCTGATCGAACTGCTCATGGGACTGGCAATTGCCGCAATTGTTCTGCCGTGGGCCAACGCGGGCTACAAAGAACTGATCGAGTCCATCGAGCGCAAGGACACCGCGCAGTTGCTGATCAGCGGGTTACGCAGTGCGCGCAGCGAGGCCATCACGCGCAACCGGACGGTCGTGCTCAGGGGGATAGACAACGATTGGGGCCGGGGCTGGCGCATCACCCTGGACGATAAGGAGAAGACCGTGCTGATGGAGCGCAGCGCCAGCGCCCGGGTGGTCGGCAACCAGCCGGTGAAACGCCGGGTGAGGTTCGGCAGCCAAGGGGAAGCCCTGCATCCCAATGGCGCATTCCAGGCAGGCACGCTGCATGTCTGCGCCAAACGCGGGCCGGTCAGCCATCATCAAGTGATACTGGCGCCTTCCGGTCGCGTGCGCCTGGAAAGCGTCGAAACCAAACAGGCGCTGTGCGAAAAAGGACTTAAAGCAGGGAGCGCACGCGCAGCTCTTTCGGCATCGAGAACGTGA
- a CDS encoding GspH/FimT family pseudopilin → MDLRTKGFTLIEVLVALGVLLILITMAVPSFTGSLQSTKADTEVDDLRRALNFARLEAIDRGITTRIRPTAEGSVWSGELTVYDSTGTPANVLRVVPAMSSGATLTLTSTVNNIDFNNLGGLSAPATPVSFNYVRGAQSRTLSVCLNGRIVLGGSCG, encoded by the coding sequence ATGGATCTTCGTACAAAAGGTTTCACGCTGATCGAGGTGCTGGTGGCCCTTGGCGTACTGCTGATCCTGATTACCATGGCGGTGCCGTCATTCACCGGCTCGCTGCAGAGCACCAAGGCCGACACTGAGGTTGACGACTTGCGCCGGGCGCTGAACTTTGCCCGGCTGGAGGCGATCGACCGTGGCATCACCACGCGCATCCGCCCCACGGCCGAGGGCAGCGTCTGGAGCGGCGAACTGACGGTGTATGACAGTACTGGCACGCCGGCCAATGTATTGCGGGTTGTTCCAGCGATGAGCAGTGGCGCGACTCTGACGCTAACCTCAACGGTGAACAACATCGATTTCAACAACCTCGGCGGGTTATCGGCACCGGCCACGCCGGTGAGTTTCAATTATGTACGAGGGGCGCAGAGCAGGACGCTGAGTGTCTGCCTTAATGGAAGAATCGTATTGGGTGGAAGTTGCGGATGA
- the pilV gene encoding type IV pilus modification protein PilV gives MKDCSKRAQEGMTLIEVLVAVLILGVGLLGAAMIQLNALKYTDSSRMTSQASFIAYDLLDRIRANSGADYTVTPPSSPNLNVARDQDLYDFKTNIIAFGGATATGTIALNQRVYTITIAWDDARAANTTNAAEARRSFVLTSRVAVDPPGTPP, from the coding sequence ATGAAGGATTGCAGTAAAAGGGCACAGGAGGGCATGACGCTGATCGAGGTGCTGGTGGCGGTGCTGATTCTCGGTGTTGGCTTGCTGGGGGCGGCGATGATCCAGCTCAACGCGCTCAAGTACACCGACAGTTCGCGCATGACGAGCCAGGCCAGCTTCATTGCCTACGACCTGCTGGACCGCATTCGCGCCAACTCCGGTGCCGACTACACCGTCACACCGCCCAGCTCGCCGAACCTCAACGTGGCCCGGGACCAGGACCTCTACGATTTCAAGACCAACATCATCGCCTTCGGCGGTGCCACGGCCACCGGCACCATTGCCCTGAACCAGCGGGTCTACACCATCACCATTGCCTGGGACGACGCCCGGGCCGCCAACACCACCAACGCGGCCGAGGCGCGGCGCAGCTTCGTGCTGACCAGCCGGGTCGCTGTCGATCCGCCGGGGACGCCGCCATGA
- a CDS encoding PilW family protein has product MNRRCRGFGLIELMIALVLSLIVILGVVQIFIAAKNTYISQSAAAVMQEDARFVLSKMVQEIRMVGMFGCLGTITDASTANDFNASQITPIRWDNANRRLTLVTADVGSGGSAPTWTVVSDCRTSATAYTNARLPAAGQLAFPIRRLIYSFNNNQLLLGSGAGNPTLSVLVDNVRAFDVTFGVAGSATDIAASSYTSNPPDPALIRSVRLTLTLFDPRNAVREQTFNVVAALRNRLL; this is encoded by the coding sequence ATGAACAGGCGTTGCCGGGGATTCGGCCTGATTGAATTGATGATTGCCCTGGTGCTCAGCCTGATCGTCATCCTGGGTGTCGTGCAGATTTTCATCGCCGCCAAGAACACCTACATCAGCCAAAGTGCGGCGGCGGTGATGCAGGAGGACGCCCGGTTCGTCCTGAGTAAAATGGTCCAGGAGATTCGTATGGTGGGCATGTTCGGTTGCCTGGGGACCATTACCGATGCTTCCACGGCCAATGACTTCAATGCCAGCCAGATCACCCCGATCCGCTGGGATAACGCCAACCGCAGATTGACCCTGGTGACCGCCGACGTAGGGAGTGGCGGTAGCGCTCCGACCTGGACCGTCGTCTCCGATTGCCGCACCTCGGCGACGGCCTATACCAACGCACGGCTACCGGCGGCGGGGCAGTTGGCCTTCCCGATCCGCCGACTGATCTACAGCTTCAACAACAACCAATTGCTGCTGGGCAGCGGCGCCGGCAACCCGACCTTGTCGGTGCTGGTGGACAATGTGCGGGCGTTCGACGTGACGTTCGGCGTGGCCGGCAGCGCGACGGACATCGCGGCGTCGAGCTATACCAGCAATCCGCCTGACCCGGCACTGATCCGCAGCGTGCGCTTGACCCTGACGCTTTTTGATCCGAGGAACGCAGTGCGCGAGCAGACCTTCAATGTGGTTGCCGCCTTGCGCAACCGGTTGCTATGA
- a CDS encoding pilus assembly PilX family protein — MTSMGQVHRQRGMALLVSLVFLLLLTLIGLSSMQSATLQEKMTSSVMQRNQSFQVAEAALRVGESAVQVETYSLPVCTTTTQCAPPAESATLTGAGRNSSSGVLWVAAAGGFYGVQNIGTTLTAVNVPVNTSATLYRITAVAVVGNNQRSVVESIYAKY; from the coding sequence ATGACCTCGATGGGGCAGGTTCACCGCCAGCGGGGCATGGCATTGCTGGTCAGCCTGGTCTTCCTGTTGCTGCTGACGCTGATCGGTCTGTCATCGATGCAGAGCGCCACCCTCCAGGAAAAAATGACCAGCAGCGTCATGCAGCGCAACCAGTCGTTCCAGGTGGCCGAGGCGGCGCTGAGGGTGGGGGAGAGCGCGGTGCAGGTCGAGACCTATTCATTGCCGGTGTGTACCACCACGACCCAGTGCGCGCCGCCGGCCGAGTCGGCGACACTGACGGGAGCTGGGCGCAATTCGTCGTCGGGGGTGCTCTGGGTTGCCGCCGCCGGTGGGTTTTATGGTGTACAGAACATCGGCACGACGCTCACGGCGGTCAACGTGCCGGTCAATACGTCGGCGACGCTGTACCGGATCACGGCGGTGGCGGTGGTGGGGAATAACCAGCGCAGCGTGGTGGAGAGCATTTATGCGAAGTACTGA
- a CDS encoding pilus assembly protein, translated as MRSTEVRASWRQVLWGALLSLYLAAPAYAFTPSDSPLLSAAAVTPNVMLLIDDSGSMNNIIWAAGFDPNVSRPAVLNCNSSNSCFGGTTLDPDDGNVLLASLFRGGCSSGWYGFYRGVLSRVCLRLPDPVGDGNTRYTTKYLAYLLTLANGSNRDFTTGSIPTDYRINVARDVSNDLVASNRALRIGLATFNPPNSSNSGPGGYIARAISDLSPVSGSVTQTQANSNYSALINAINGLGAVANTPLAESYYEVTRYFRGMAPYHNSTPATYTSPIQYRCQKNFGVVITDGLPTYDRTFPTNDPLGLARLPNWDGINNDGADLNGDGEGDTLYLDDIAKFAFDIDMRSTGTDATGKSWNATDFPRQYLNTYTVGFTAANPMLSDAARYGAGKYYQATDSEGLNSALASALSDITSKAGSGGGGTTNAATLSSTSSYYQTTYDPRDWRGTIRAFGFTSAGTVNTAAVQWTTDTAIVPGATAPIYQSWNTATNVPVTLAYGNFSPAQQTSLSQSLPTGITGNDLVEWSKGVNKTGLKVRSALLGDIINSPLVLASPNDQTAADLLNDTSYSTYLATKATNMSASLVVNGNDGFFSVINSANGTRRYAYMPSNVLPSLQDIADTSYINGVSHKFLVDGQVGVYDVQSGSAWKTVALGGTGAGGKTFFAVQLFDAAAGNAFRALWEISAPTVANTANVFNDLGYAYARPEVARLADGRWAAFIGNGYGSNSGVAALYVVDIRDGSLIRKIVINSSETDNGLSSVKLRVNSQNVVQAAYGGDLKGRMWKFDLSGTSPTAWGLAFAGQPLFTAPGGATQPITVQPLLADNPQGGTQVFFGTGKFNEAADKLNKDLQAFYSIWDAVGGGGQITVSSLQAQSITGVFSGSTGQFVTTSQTDVTYPAKKGWYLPLVYNNVLTGERVINPANLVLGRVIFTTAAVDTTDPCASFGTGKLIELDAFNGKMLNYAVLDTNNDGSLTSLDTISAGVVFTGGIPTLSAVVSANGATNMIVNDSSGGITDLLGKTVGGSRRIMWRQIQ; from the coding sequence ATGCGAAGTACTGAGGTGCGCGCTAGTTGGAGGCAGGTGCTGTGGGGGGCGTTGCTCAGCCTTTACCTGGCGGCGCCAGCCTATGCGTTCACGCCTTCGGATTCGCCGTTGCTGAGTGCGGCCGCCGTCACGCCGAACGTGATGCTGCTGATCGATGATTCGGGAAGCATGAACAACATTATCTGGGCGGCGGGGTTTGATCCCAATGTCTCGCGGCCTGCGGTTCTCAATTGCAATTCCAGCAACAGCTGCTTCGGTGGAACAACTCTCGATCCAGACGATGGCAACGTCTTGCTGGCAAGTCTGTTCCGTGGTGGTTGCTCCAGTGGCTGGTATGGCTTTTACCGGGGCGTCCTGTCACGTGTCTGTCTGCGATTGCCAGACCCGGTGGGTGACGGCAACACGCGCTATACCACTAAATACCTGGCGTACCTGTTGACCCTAGCCAACGGCTCGAATCGGGACTTCACCACCGGCTCCATTCCCACCGACTACCGCATCAACGTGGCGCGGGACGTTTCCAACGACCTGGTCGCCAGCAACCGCGCCCTACGTATCGGCCTTGCTACCTTCAACCCGCCGAACAGCAGCAACTCCGGCCCCGGGGGATATATCGCGCGCGCCATCAGCGATCTGTCACCGGTCAGCGGCAGCGTGACCCAGACCCAAGCCAACAGCAACTACAGCGCGCTGATCAACGCCATCAACGGCCTGGGTGCGGTCGCCAATACCCCGTTGGCCGAGAGCTACTACGAGGTCACCCGCTACTTCAGGGGCATGGCGCCGTACCACAACAGCACGCCTGCCACCTACACCAGCCCGATCCAGTACCGTTGCCAGAAGAATTTCGGCGTGGTGATCACCGACGGCTTGCCCACCTATGACCGGACGTTTCCCACCAACGACCCGCTGGGCTTGGCCCGGTTGCCGAATTGGGATGGCATCAACAACGATGGCGCCGATCTCAATGGTGATGGCGAGGGCGACACGCTGTACCTGGACGACATTGCCAAGTTTGCCTTCGACATCGACATGCGCTCCACCGGCACCGATGCCACCGGCAAGAGCTGGAACGCCACGGATTTTCCCCGGCAATACCTCAATACCTATACCGTGGGTTTTACCGCCGCCAACCCGATGTTGTCAGACGCCGCCCGCTATGGTGCCGGCAAGTATTACCAGGCGACCGACAGCGAAGGCCTGAACTCGGCGTTGGCCTCTGCCCTGAGCGACATCACTTCCAAGGCTGGCTCTGGGGGCGGCGGCACCACCAACGCCGCCACCTTGTCGAGCACCTCCAGCTATTACCAGACCACGTATGACCCCAGGGACTGGCGCGGCACCATCCGGGCGTTTGGTTTTACCTCGGCGGGCACGGTCAACACAGCCGCGGTGCAATGGACCACCGATACCGCCATCGTGCCCGGCGCCACGGCACCGATCTATCAGTCCTGGAACACCGCGACCAATGTGCCGGTGACCCTGGCCTACGGCAACTTTTCGCCGGCCCAGCAAACCAGCCTCAGCCAGAGCCTGCCCACGGGGATCACCGGCAATGACCTGGTGGAGTGGAGCAAGGGCGTCAACAAGACCGGCCTGAAGGTGCGCAGCGCGTTGCTGGGGGACATCATCAACTCGCCGCTGGTGCTGGCATCGCCCAATGACCAGACCGCTGCGGACCTGCTCAACGACACCAGCTATAGCACCTACCTGGCGACCAAGGCGACGAACATGAGCGCCAGCCTGGTGGTGAACGGCAACGATGGTTTTTTCAGTGTCATCAACAGTGCAAACGGCACGCGGCGTTACGCCTACATGCCTTCGAACGTGCTGCCCTCGTTGCAGGACATCGCCGACACCAGCTACATCAACGGCGTGAGCCACAAGTTCCTGGTGGATGGACAGGTCGGTGTATACGACGTGCAATCGGGGAGCGCCTGGAAGACCGTGGCCCTGGGCGGCACGGGTGCCGGCGGCAAGACGTTCTTCGCGGTGCAGTTGTTCGATGCGGCGGCGGGCAACGCGTTTCGGGCGCTGTGGGAAATCAGCGCGCCAACCGTTGCCAACACCGCCAACGTCTTCAATGACCTGGGCTACGCCTACGCACGCCCCGAAGTCGCGCGCCTGGCGGACGGTCGCTGGGCGGCGTTCATCGGCAACGGCTATGGCAGCAACAGCGGCGTGGCGGCGTTGTACGTCGTGGATATCCGTGACGGTTCGCTGATCCGCAAAATCGTCATCAACAGCAGTGAGACCGATAACGGCCTGTCGTCGGTCAAGTTGCGGGTCAACTCCCAGAATGTGGTGCAGGCCGCGTACGGTGGCGATTTGAAGGGGCGGATGTGGAAATTCGACCTCAGCGGCACCTCGCCCACCGCGTGGGGCCTGGCGTTCGCCGGCCAGCCGTTGTTCACCGCCCCCGGCGGCGCGACCCAGCCGATCACCGTGCAGCCTCTGCTGGCAGACAATCCCCAGGGCGGCACCCAGGTTTTTTTCGGTACCGGTAAGTTCAACGAAGCGGCAGACAAGCTCAACAAGGATCTGCAAGCGTTCTATTCGATCTGGGACGCCGTTGGCGGCGGGGGGCAAATTACCGTCTCGAGCCTGCAGGCCCAGTCGATCACGGGGGTGTTTTCAGGCAGCACCGGGCAGTTCGTGACCACCAGCCAGACCGACGTGACGTACCCTGCGAAGAAGGGCTGGTACCTGCCTTTGGTGTACAACAATGTGCTGACCGGGGAGCGGGTCATCAACCCGGCCAACCTGGTGCTCGGGCGCGTGATCTTTACCACGGCCGCCGTAGACACCACCGACCCTTGCGCCAGCTTTGGTACCGGCAAACTGATCGAATTGGATGCATTCAACGGTAAGATGCTCAACTATGCGGTACTCGATACCAACAACGATGGTTCGCTCACCAGCCTCGATACGATTTCCGCCGGCGTGGTGTTCACCGGCGGTATTCCGACCCTGAGCGCCGTCGTCAGCGCCAATGGGGCCACCAATATGATCGTGAACGATTCCAGTGGCGGTATCACTGACCTGCTGGGCAAAACCGTCGGCGGCAGCCGCCGCATCATGTGGCGGCAAATACAATGA